A stretch of Abyssogena phaseoliformis symbiont OG214 DNA encodes these proteins:
- a CDS encoding aspartate carbamoyltransferase catalytic subunit has protein sequence MKKDLISNHIQLDNSGQLIHLLGLEGLSKQHLTQILDKADSLIDASGNLRKSKALDDMSIANLFFEPSTRTRNTFEIAAMRSSANIINVDLANSALKKNEDLLDTMRTLKAMQIDMFVIRHKQNGLPHHVAQHLKDVSILNAGDGINAHPTQALLDILSIRQHKKTFEDLSVAIVGDITHSRVAHSDIQALKTLGTTDIRLIAPKVLQYDLKPCSAIKHFDNIELGLKNCDVVIVLRLQKERMIEADIPNEQEYFDNFGLTPKRLALAKPSAIVMHPGPINRGVEIDSSVADGNQSIILQQVTNGIAVRMAVMQILANKS, from the coding sequence ATGAAAAAAGATTTGATTAGTAACCACATCCAACTAGATAACTCTGGTCAATTAATTCATCTATTAGGTCTTGAAGGTCTTTCTAAACAACACTTAACGCAAATTCTCGATAAGGCCGATAGCCTAATTGATGCCTCTGGCAATTTAAGAAAATCCAAAGCACTAGATGATATGTCTATTGCTAATTTATTTTTTGAACCATCAACGCGCACACGCAACACGTTTGAAATTGCTGCAATGCGCAGTAGTGCTAATATCATCAACGTTGATCTTGCCAACTCAGCACTCAAAAAGAATGAAGACTTGCTTGACACCATGCGCACACTTAAAGCCATGCAAATTGATATGTTTGTGATTCGCCACAAACAAAATGGCTTGCCACACCACGTGGCACAACATTTAAAAGATGTCTCTATTCTAAACGCAGGCGATGGCATTAATGCCCACCCAACCCAAGCACTGCTTGATATACTCAGCATTCGCCAACACAAAAAAACATTTGAGGATTTATCAGTCGCTATTGTGGGTGATATCACGCATTCACGGGTTGCTCACTCTGATATTCAAGCACTTAAAACGCTAGGCACGACTGATATTCGCCTCATTGCTCCAAAAGTCTTACAATATGATTTGAAGCCTTGCTCAGCAATTAAACATTTTGATAACATTGAGCTAGGGCTTAAAAATTGCGATGTGGTGATCGTATTAAGGTTACAAAAAGAGCGCATGATTGAAGCTGATATCCCCAACGAACAAGAGTACTTTGATAATTTTGGACTCACGCCAAAACGCCTAGCATTGGCAAAACCAAGTGCCATTGTGATGCACCCAGGCCCAATTAATCGTGGCGTTGAGATTGACTCAAGCGTGGCTGATGGCAATCAATCAATCATTTTACAACAAGTCACTAATGGCATTGCAGTACGTATGGCAGTCATGCAAATTCTTGCTAACAAATCATGA
- a CDS encoding UPF0149 family protein: MSNKLNFDQLKTTLHHLNTDDTISSAHGILCGFACVKPNLSLDDWLNEVLVSINLNNLNEKSAQ, from the coding sequence ATGAGTAATAAACTTAACTTTGATCAATTAAAAACCACACTGCATCATCTAAATACAGACGATACCATCTCTAGTGCGCATGGTATTTTATGCGGCTTTGCTTGCGTAAAACCCAACCTTAGTCTTGATGATTGGTTAAATGAGGTGCTTGTGAGTATTAATTTAAATAATCTTAATGAAAAATCTGCCCAATGA
- a CDS encoding UPF0149 family protein, with protein MKTPYTDEDALEMIKDLYEILKLDTDLLDNEENAQDLNEIIEFVRMGVLLIQETLKTFQTRLH; from the coding sequence ATGAAGACGCCCTACACAGATGAAGACGCCCTAGAGATGATTAAAGATTTGTACGAAATATTAAAACTTGATACTGACTTACTTGACAATGAGGAAAATGCCCAAGACTTGAATGAAATTATTGAGTTTGTACGTATGGGTGTGTTGCTAATTCAAGAAACCCTTAAAACCTTCCAAACAAGACTACATTAG
- the trxB gene encoding thioredoxin-disulfide reductase — protein MSENKHCKVLIVGSGPAGYSAAVYAARANLNPVIVSGMEQGGQLMSTTDVDNWPGDDVGVQGPDLMARMKKHAERFDTQVINDTIASVDFAKRPFVLKGEVTTYTADAVIIATGASARYLGLESEEKFKSKGVSACATCDGFFYRNQRVAVIGGGNTAVEEALFLSNIADHVTIIHRKDKFSSEKILSDQLIEKAKTGNITIEYNHNLDEVLGDAMGVTGLRLKDNDGKTKDINVHGVFIAIGHTPNTAIFEGHLEMAHGYIKVQSGTQGNATQTSVEGVFAAGDVSDHIYRQAITSAGSGCMSALDAERFLGE, from the coding sequence ATGAGCGAAAATAAACATTGTAAAGTATTGATTGTTGGTTCAGGCCCTGCGGGTTATTCTGCTGCAGTTTATGCAGCTAGAGCCAATCTTAATCCCGTTATTGTAAGTGGCATGGAACAAGGTGGCCAGCTGATGAGTACCACGGATGTGGATAATTGGCCTGGAGATGATGTTGGTGTTCAAGGTCCAGATTTAATGGCACGTATGAAAAAACATGCCGAGCGTTTTGATACACAAGTCATTAACGACACCATTGCATCAGTTGATTTTGCCAAGCGCCCTTTTGTTTTAAAAGGTGAGGTAACTACTTACACGGCGGATGCAGTGATTATTGCAACGGGTGCAAGTGCGCGTTATTTGGGTTTAGAGTCAGAAGAAAAATTTAAAAGCAAGGGTGTATCTGCTTGTGCAACGTGTGATGGATTTTTCTATCGAAACCAAAGGGTGGCAGTGATTGGTGGCGGTAATACAGCGGTTGAAGAGGCGCTGTTTTTGTCAAATATTGCTGATCACGTTACCATTATTCATCGCAAGGATAAATTTTCTTCTGAAAAGATTTTATCTGACCAGTTAATTGAAAAGGCAAAAACAGGCAATATTACCATCGAATATAATCACAATCTTGATGAGGTATTGGGTGACGCTATGGGCGTGACAGGGCTTCGTTTAAAAGACAATGATGGCAAGACAAAAGACATTAACGTACATGGTGTGTTTATTGCTATTGGTCATACACCTAATACGGCTATTTTTGAAGGGCATTTAGAAATGGCTCATGGTTATATCAAAGTACAAAGTGGAACACAAGGCAATGCAACGCAGACTAGTGTAGAGGGTGTATTTGCAGCAGGTGATGTGTCAGACCATATTTATCGTCAGGCGATTACTTCAGCTGGGTCGGGTTGTATGTCAGCATTAGATGCTGAGCGATTTTTAGGCGAATAA
- a CDS encoding DNA translocase FtsK gives MKKNNKISTKRYPQKPRTKIASEMLFIFLSAMGLIFLSALFTYSANENPWSGDVALVAPVVNLAGVFGAYLSDISLSILGYSAYLIPISFIWLGWNIHKHTDQEKPKYSVTALRFIALITLIAFSTAFLTQNFAGTGASGGYIGITMHHYFGVLFGSAALVIYLSIMMISFSIVSSTSWIAIFSSTSNVLNHLFTKIHDIRIQARTKKAIKISTTPKQSNAKSSVLTKIKEGKEKSNKSIKKATPSNLFNTTTITGLPSLDLLDEPTEHTTGYSKQALEDMSRQVEIKLKDFGFDVSVTTVTPGPVVTQFEISLAPGVKVNQIMNLNKDLARALLVESVRIVDVIPGKPVIGLEIPNTQREMISLKEILASENFIKSSSALTMGLGKDINGIPIIANLAKMPHLLVSGATGMGKSVGLNAMILSVLFKAKPEEVRIIMIDPKIVELACYADIPHLLTPVVTDMNQAASALWWCVNEMERRYSLLAKFGVRNIEGFNEKLKKSKDKGEPLLDPSFNPNTADEDETVPELEALPLIMLVIDEYADMLSALAQEDRAKAKRVETLIVRLAQKARAAGVHIIIATQRPSVDVITGLIKSNIPTRIAFKVSSKVDSRTILDQGGAEQLLGMGDMLYMTPGMSHLTRVHGAFVDDGEIERVVSFLKENSETSYLDGILNAHSESDDSQDSNSTSSASGELDALYDEAVQIVTSSHRASISSLQRRMRIGYNRAARIIEDMEASGVVSSMNSAGNRQVLAPEPINTND, from the coding sequence TTGAAAAAGAATAACAAAATAAGCACAAAAAGATACCCACAAAAACCTCGCACCAAAATAGCCAGTGAAATGCTGTTTATCTTTTTGAGTGCCATGGGTCTTATTTTTTTATCTGCCTTATTTACTTACTCTGCTAACGAAAATCCTTGGTCGGGTGATGTTGCTCTGGTTGCACCGGTTGTCAATCTTGCGGGTGTATTTGGCGCTTACTTAAGTGATATTTCTTTATCTATCTTAGGTTATAGCGCCTATTTAATACCAATCTCATTCATATGGCTAGGTTGGAATATTCACAAACACACCGATCAAGAAAAGCCAAAATACTCAGTAACCGCCCTTCGTTTTATCGCACTTATTACATTGATTGCCTTTAGCACGGCATTTTTAACTCAAAACTTCGCAGGCACAGGTGCTTCTGGTGGCTATATTGGCATTACCATGCATCATTATTTTGGTGTTTTATTTGGCTCGGCAGCACTCGTTATTTATCTCAGTATCATGATGATTAGCTTTAGCATTGTCAGTAGCACTTCATGGATTGCTATTTTTTCCTCTACTAGCAACGTGTTGAATCATCTTTTTACAAAAATACATGACATTAGAATACAAGCTAGAACCAAAAAAGCTATAAAGATTTCTACCACTCCCAAACAATCAAACGCCAAATCCAGTGTGCTTACCAAAATAAAGGAAGGAAAGGAAAAGTCAAATAAAAGCATTAAAAAAGCCACCCCTTCCAACTTATTTAATACAACAACCATTACTGGTTTACCAAGCCTAGATTTGCTTGACGAACCAACTGAACATACCACAGGTTATTCTAAACAAGCATTGGAAGACATGTCACGCCAAGTTGAAATCAAGCTTAAAGATTTTGGCTTTGATGTGTCAGTGACTACGGTTACCCCTGGCCCTGTGGTTACTCAATTTGAAATATCACTTGCGCCTGGTGTTAAGGTCAATCAAATTATGAACCTTAATAAAGATTTAGCCCGTGCTTTATTGGTTGAAAGTGTGCGTATTGTTGATGTTATCCCTGGCAAGCCTGTTATTGGCTTGGAAATTCCAAATACGCAACGTGAAATGATTAGCCTTAAAGAAATCCTTGCTTCTGAAAATTTTATTAAATCTAGCTCTGCTTTAACCATGGGTCTGGGTAAGGATATTAATGGCATTCCTATTATTGCCAATCTAGCAAAAATGCCGCACTTGCTTGTTTCTGGGGCAACTGGCATGGGCAAATCAGTCGGACTAAATGCCATGATTCTAAGTGTACTTTTCAAAGCCAAGCCAGAAGAGGTGCGTATTATTATGATTGACCCTAAGATTGTTGAACTGGCCTGTTATGCTGATATTCCACACTTGCTTACACCTGTTGTAACAGATATGAACCAAGCTGCTTCTGCCTTGTGGTGGTGTGTTAATGAAATGGAACGTCGTTATTCATTATTAGCCAAGTTTGGCGTGCGTAATATTGAAGGCTTTAATGAGAAACTCAAAAAATCTAAGGACAAAGGCGAGCCCCTGCTTGACCCATCATTTAATCCAAACACTGCCGATGAAGATGAAACAGTGCCTGAGTTAGAAGCACTACCACTGATTATGTTGGTGATTGATGAATACGCCGATATGCTTAGTGCACTCGCCCAAGAGGACCGTGCTAAGGCCAAACGTGTTGAAACCCTCATTGTGCGCTTAGCACAAAAAGCTCGAGCTGCAGGCGTCCACATTATCATTGCCACGCAACGCCCAAGTGTGGATGTCATTACTGGTTTGATTAAATCTAACATACCTACACGTATTGCTTTTAAAGTTTCTTCAAAAGTTGATTCGCGCACCATTCTTGACCAAGGTGGCGCTGAACAATTACTCGGTATGGGCGATATGCTCTATATGACGCCAGGCATGTCACACCTTACTCGCGTGCATGGCGCCTTTGTTGATGATGGCGAGATTGAACGCGTGGTTAGTTTCTTAAAAGAAAATTCTGAAACTAGTTATCTAGATGGCATTCTTAACGCCCATAGTGAGTCGGATGATTCACAAGACTCAAACAGCACTTCAAGTGCCTCAGGCGAACTTGATGCTTTGTATGATGAAGCCGTGCAAATTGTAACCTCATCACATCGCGCTTCAATCTCTAGCCTACAACGTCGCATGCGTATTGGCTATAACCGCGCAGCACGTATTATTGAAGACATGGAGGCCAGTGGCGTAGTAAGTAGCATGAACAGCGCTGGCAATCGCCAAGTATTAGCACCTGAACCCATTAATACTAATGACTAA
- a CDS encoding outer-membrane lipoprotein carrier protein LolA: MTKILSTLILIFSSFSFANSNHEFSNFFNSFERLSANFTQSTYSNTGTLLANSSGTLLFKRPQQLIWHTLIPNEQILLLNNTTLWLVDIELEQASLMQTTDLTQTPLYWLINRPSDISHTPQYTHTKDKIDWYSTQQTNQLSFGFKDSTLQAITLNNELDQTILVIFNSVTINPNIKTNAFELNLAPEFDVLR, encoded by the coding sequence ATGACTAAAATTTTAAGCACTCTAATACTTATATTTTCTAGTTTTAGCTTTGCTAACAGCAATCATGAGTTTTCTAATTTTTTCAACTCATTTGAACGTTTAAGTGCCAACTTTACACAAAGCACCTATAGCAATACGGGCACACTGTTAGCCAACTCTTCTGGTACTCTATTATTTAAACGCCCACAGCAACTCATCTGGCATACACTAATACCAAATGAACAAATACTACTGTTAAATAATACTACGTTGTGGCTGGTTGATATTGAATTAGAACAAGCCAGTTTAATGCAAACAACTGATTTAACACAAACGCCACTATATTGGCTTATTAATCGACCTAGCGATATCAGCCATACGCCACAATACACGCACACAAAAGATAAGATTGATTGGTACAGCACCCAGCAAACCAACCAATTGAGTTTTGGTTTTAAGGATAGCACGCTACAAGCCATTACGCTTAATAATGAACTGGATCAAACAATTTTAGTTATCTTTAACTCAGTTACCATCAATCCAAACATTAAAACAAATGCTTTTGAACTAAACCTTGCACCAGAATTTGATGTGCTTAGATAG
- a CDS encoding helix-turn-helix domain-containing protein: MVHSKINNTFELPYSKSLTAAYLGMKPESFSRALAELKKDGIILDNKKIKSANGHELCGCCDKVTGANCSSFKTDRCTHQ, encoded by the coding sequence TTGGTACACAGCAAAATTAACAACACATTTGAATTGCCTTATTCAAAATCCTTAACTGCTGCTTATTTAGGCATGAAACCAGAATCATTTTCAAGGGCACTAGCAGAACTTAAAAAGGATGGCATCATTCTAGATAATAAAAAAATCAAATCGGCCAATGGCCATGAATTGTGCGGTTGTTGTGATAAAGTTACTGGAGCAAATTGCTCGTCTTTTAAAACCGATCGATGTACGCACCAATAA
- a CDS encoding prepilin peptidase: protein MGYGDFKLMSAIGAWLGWQSLPDVLLIASALGILFFFGYWLRSRTYNQAFAFGPF, encoded by the coding sequence ATGGGCTATGGCGATTTTAAATTAATGAGCGCTATAGGCGCATGGCTTGGCTGGCAGAGTTTACCTGATGTGTTATTAATTGCTTCAGCGCTTGGTATTTTGTTCTTTTTTGGTTATTGGCTTAGGAGTCGTACTTATAATCAAGCATTTGCCTTTGGGCCTTTTTAG
- a CDS encoding prepilin peptidase, whose product MIVDVITLPLLWLGLIFNIDGRIHLSDAVIGVVAGYLILWSICWLFKIWKGKEGIWAMAILN is encoded by the coding sequence ATTATTGTCGATGTTATTACTTTGCCATTGTTGTGGCTAGGGCTTATCTTTAATATTGATGGGCGTATTCATTTGTCTGATGCAGTGATTGGTGTAGTGGCAGGGTATTTGATTTTATGGAGTATTTGTTGGTTGTTTAAAATTTGGAAAGGCAAGGAAGGCATATGGGCTATGGCGATTTTAAATTAA
- a CDS encoding A24 family peptidase, translating into MQKGKCKSCQVPISFQYPLVELTTGILSALAVYQFGISAQSGFYLLFAYALIALFVIDSKHQLLSMLLLCHCCG; encoded by the coding sequence GTGCAAAAAGGCAAATGCAAGAGCTGCCAAGTGCCCATCTCTTTTCAATATCCGCTAGTTGAGTTAACAACAGGCATATTAAGTGCCTTGGCGGTTTATCAATTTGGTATTAGTGCCCAAAGCGGGTTTTATTTATTGTTTGCTTATGCGCTGATTGCACTTTTTGTAATTGATTCAAAGCATCAATTATTGTCGATGTTATTACTTTGCCATTGTTGTGGCTAG
- a CDS encoding prepilin peptidase, whose amino-acid sequence MVISRLPLNINGEDISINSPARSFCPNCGHTLGVLELVPIVSFFSAKRQMQELPSAHLFSISAS is encoded by the coding sequence GTGGTCATTTCCCGTTTGCCACTGAATATTAATGGCGAAGATATTAGTATTAACAGCCCTGCTCGCTCGTTTTGTCCAAATTGTGGACATACCTTGGGGGTTTTAGAATTAGTGCCTATTGTTAGTTTTTTTAGTGCAAAAAGGCAAATGCAAGAGCTGCCAAGTGCCCATCTCTTTTCAATATCCGCTAGTTGA
- the pyrE gene encoding orotate phosphoribosyltransferase has product MEQYQKDFVDFMLGSGALKFGEFTLKSGRISPYFFNAGAFNTGQHLSQLGKFYATAIENSGLDFDVLFGPAYKGIPLATATAMAFNDGFDKNVPYSFNRKEAKMHGEGGGIVGHSLEGNILIIDDVITAGTAIRKAMNVIKANGATAKGVIVAVDRQEKGKGEQSAIQEVEQNFGLSVLSIINLSHLVDYLKQGNDHALIERIEAYRDCYGV; this is encoded by the coding sequence ATGGAACAGTATCAAAAAGACTTTGTAGATTTTATGTTAGGCAGTGGTGCGCTCAAATTTGGTGAATTCACCTTAAAATCCGGTCGTATTAGCCCTTATTTTTTTAATGCTGGGGCGTTTAATACGGGGCAGCATCTTTCTCAACTGGGTAAATTCTACGCGACAGCGATTGAAAATAGTGGCTTGGATTTTGATGTTTTGTTTGGCCCAGCCTATAAAGGCATCCCGCTAGCAACTGCAACTGCCATGGCGTTTAATGATGGTTTTGATAAAAATGTGCCTTATAGTTTTAATCGCAAAGAAGCCAAAATGCATGGCGAGGGGGGGGGTATTGTTGGTCATTCACTTGAGGGCAATATTTTAATTATTGATGATGTCATCACAGCAGGAACGGCTATTCGTAAGGCGATGAATGTCATTAAAGCAAATGGTGCGACTGCCAAGGGTGTGATTGTGGCGGTTGACCGTCAGGAAAAAGGCAAGGGCGAGCAATCTGCTATTCAGGAAGTTGAGCAGAATTTTGGGCTTTCAGTTTTAAGTATTATTAATTTATCGCACTTGGTTGATTATTTAAAGCAAGGCAACGATCATGCGTTAATTGAGCGCATTGAGGCGTATCGAGATTGCTATGGTGTTTAA
- a CDS encoding exodeoxyribonuclease III: MRIITANVNGIRAAERKGFFDWIKTQNADVVCLQEIKAQEDQLDERFYPKEYHCYYQPAEKKGYSGTAIFTKQVPTQVIKESPWDDINFEGRFIRADFEDLSVISIYIHSGSAKQDRQDLKIAFLTKRFMPYLQELKASGRKVIICGDVNIVHQERDIKNWKANQKNSGCLPEERAWLDELFFEVGFIDGFREVNQENRQYTWWSNRGQAWVNNIGWRIDYQILTPNLKGTVKSVSIYKDGRFSDHAPLIMDYQL, from the coding sequence ATAAGAATTATAACGGCTAATGTCAACGGAATTCGTGCCGCTGAACGAAAAGGTTTTTTTGATTGGATAAAAACCCAAAATGCAGACGTGGTTTGCTTGCAAGAAATCAAAGCACAAGAAGACCAATTAGATGAACGATTTTATCCAAAAGAATACCACTGCTATTACCAACCTGCTGAGAAAAAAGGCTATTCTGGCACAGCCATCTTTACCAAACAAGTGCCCACTCAAGTCATTAAAGAAAGCCCGTGGGATGATATTAATTTTGAAGGACGATTTATTCGAGCTGACTTCGAAGATTTGTCAGTTATTTCAATTTACATACATTCAGGCAGTGCCAAACAAGATCGCCAAGATTTAAAAATAGCGTTTTTAACTAAGCGATTTATGCCTTACTTACAAGAACTTAAGGCAAGCGGACGTAAGGTCATTATTTGTGGTGATGTGAATATCGTACATCAGGAAAGAGATATTAAAAACTGGAAGGCAAATCAGAAAAATTCAGGCTGTTTGCCAGAAGAGCGCGCTTGGCTGGATGAGTTATTTTTTGAAGTTGGCTTTATTGACGGCTTTCGTGAAGTTAATCAAGAAAATAGGCAATACACTTGGTGGAGTAATCGTGGTCAGGCATGGGTGAATAACATTGGCTGGCGCATTGATTATCAAATCCTCACGCCGAATCTCAAAGGCACAGTTAAAAGTGTCAGCATTTATAAAGATGGACGTTTTTCAGACCACGCACCACTGATTATGGATTATCAATTATAA
- the trmB gene encoding tRNA (guanosine(46)-N7)-methyltransferase TrmB, with translation MRKIQSFVRRSGRLTLEQKMGLTELWADYGVDLPKGKINLKHLFVKQQKIILEVGFGNGDSLLEMAIKTPDRNFLGIEVYEAGIGRLINEAHKHQLSNLKIIKEDAVEVLTNHIKNDSFNRFQLFFPDPWHKKKHHKRRIVQTDFLDLLSRKIIKGGKVHMATDWEHYATAMMDTLENHPYFKNTQNNLIYSPRPEYRPITKFERRGRRLGHGVWDLIFINEKT, from the coding sequence ATGAGAAAAATTCAAAGTTTTGTACGCCGCTCTGGTCGATTAACACTGGAGCAAAAAATGGGGCTGACTGAACTTTGGGCGGATTATGGGGTTGATTTACCTAAAGGCAAGATTAACTTAAAGCATTTGTTTGTCAAGCAACAAAAAATTATTTTAGAAGTAGGCTTTGGCAATGGGGATAGTTTGCTGGAAATGGCAATTAAGACACCTGATAGAAATTTTTTGGGCATTGAGGTGTATGAGGCAGGTATTGGTAGATTAATTAACGAGGCACACAAACACCAATTAAGCAATCTTAAAATCATTAAAGAAGATGCCGTTGAGGTATTAACAAACCATATAAAAAACGACAGTTTTAATCGTTTTCAGCTGTTTTTCCCTGACCCGTGGCATAAGAAAAAACACCATAAACGCCGAATTGTGCAAACTGATTTTCTAGATCTGTTGTCACGCAAAATAATTAAAGGTGGAAAAGTTCACATGGCAACTGACTGGGAACATTATGCCACTGCAATGATGGACACCTTAGAAAATCACCCCTACTTTAAAAACACACAAAACAACCTTATCTATTCACCAAGACCTGAATACCGACCCATTACTAAATTTGAACGACGAGGTCGTAGGCTGGGGCACGGTGTTTGGGATTTAATTTTTATTAACGAGAAAACATAA
- a CDS encoding FxsA family protein — translation MIFPLFVVMTLLEIYVLVSVGESIGGFSTILLVVITALIGSTLLKQQGFSTLAKVQQKTMNAQTPAFEMLEGVVILVSGVLLLTPGFITDFIGLLGLIPISRAYFINQILKKNAKKIFSKNRSDFIHKTKNTPPPQQRNKDNTIEGEFWED, via the coding sequence ATGATATTTCCTTTATTTGTTGTCATGACGCTGCTTGAGATTTATGTTTTAGTATCAGTGGGTGAGTCAATTGGTGGTTTTTCAACCATATTATTGGTTGTTATTACTGCACTTATTGGCTCAACACTACTTAAACAACAAGGATTTTCTACCCTTGCAAAAGTACAGCAAAAAACCATGAACGCACAAACGCCTGCTTTTGAAATGCTCGAAGGAGTAGTCATCTTAGTCTCAGGTGTTTTGTTATTAACGCCTGGTTTTATTACGGATTTTATCGGCCTGCTTGGGCTTATACCCATTTCAAGGGCTTATTTTATTAATCAAATTTTGAAAAAGAACGCAAAAAAAATATTTAGCAAAAATCGCTCTGATTTTATTCATAAAACCAAAAACACGCCACCCCCCCAACAGCGCAATAAAGACAACACCATTGAGGGTGAGTTTTGGGAAGACTAA
- a CDS encoding bifunctional folylpolyglutamate synthase/dihydrofolate synthase: MGRLNTLDDWLNYQENLHFQDIDLGLKRVKKVYLKLFPKGVSFKVISVAGTNGKGSTVAFIDSIYQQSNFKVAKFSSPHILKYNERFVINGAQATDEQICSAFNKIEQIRGKTSLTYFEFSTLAALIIFELEKVDVAVLEVGLGGRLDSVNIIDNDVSVITNIDIDHVDYLGDTRELIGFEKAGIMRTNTPCICADINPPASISQYAHQIKTQLAFVKEKYTSDIGLIGKHQQQNAAAAMLAVQKLNKTLPINAIQIKTGIKYAQLDARFQIKTINNKTVIFDVAHNAAAVKVLSAELARQKCPTVAIFSALKDKNIGLMINEISLIINQWLLVPLDVNRAIDMKALSSEFGLNHNIHVCDDMQDAINHGLNDKQYQRIVIFGSFHVVADALKILTPFMKNDEEEIL; encoded by the coding sequence TTGGGAAGACTAAACACCCTAGATGACTGGCTAAATTACCAAGAAAACCTACATTTTCAGGACATTGATCTAGGGCTAAAACGTGTTAAAAAAGTTTATCTAAAGCTGTTTCCAAAAGGTGTTTCTTTTAAAGTAATTAGCGTTGCTGGTACCAATGGTAAAGGCTCTACCGTTGCTTTTATTGATAGCATTTACCAACAATCAAACTTTAAAGTGGCTAAATTTAGTTCGCCACACATTCTTAAATACAATGAGCGTTTTGTGATTAATGGCGCGCAAGCCACTGATGAGCAGATTTGCTCGGCATTTAATAAAATAGAACAAATTCGAGGCAAAACCTCACTCACTTATTTTGAATTTTCAACTTTGGCTGCGCTGATTATTTTTGAGCTAGAAAAAGTTGATGTGGCTGTATTAGAAGTAGGGCTGGGTGGTCGGTTGGACTCGGTTAATATTATCGATAACGACGTGAGCGTCATTACTAATATTGATATTGACCATGTGGATTATTTAGGCGATACTCGTGAGCTGATTGGGTTTGAAAAAGCGGGCATTATGCGCACAAATACGCCTTGTATTTGTGCTGATATCAATCCACCCGCCTCAATTAGTCAATATGCTCACCAAATCAAGACGCAACTGGCATTTGTTAAGGAAAAATATACAAGTGATATAGGCTTAATCGGTAAGCACCAACAGCAAAATGCAGCTGCGGCAATGCTTGCTGTGCAAAAATTGAATAAAACCCTCCCAATTAATGCCATTCAAATTAAAACAGGTATTAAATATGCACAACTTGATGCTAGATTTCAAATAAAAACCATTAATAACAAAACTGTTATTTTTGATGTTGCGCACAATGCAGCGGCTGTTAAAGTGTTATCAGCAGAATTGGCAAGGCAAAAATGCCCCACCGTCGCCATATTTTCAGCTTTAAAAGATAAAAATATTGGCTTGATGATTAATGAAATTAGCCTGATTATTAATCAGTGGCTACTAGTGCCACTTGATGTAAATCGAGCAATAGACATGAAAGCGCTTAGTAGCGAGTTTGGTTTAAATCATAACATTCACGTTTGTGATGATATGCAAGATGCCATTAATCACGGGCTTAACGACAAGCAATATCAGCGTATTGTTATTTTTGGCTCGTTTCATGTTGTGGCTGATGCATTAAAAATACTTACGCCATTTATGAAAAATGATGAAGAAGAAATCTTGTAA